GCCCTATTCCTCGACTAGTTAAATGCAACTTTAGTTTTTTGCGGGCAGCGGCACCGTCTGCGCACGAACGACGACGCATTTTTGTGCTTGTCATGCCGGTAATGACTGCAGCCAAAGCaaaggcaacagcaacaaatacTATAtggtatagtatagtatagtagTGTATGCCAGAACAAACAGCGATATATGCTACCGCTTTGGAGTTGTGGAGCTGCGAGCCCGCCCCAACTGATCCATGAAAGTCAACCGAGCGCGTCCGCATCCATCCAGTGCCACAGCCACCTCCCCAACTTTTTGTGCAGTGAAAGAAATAAAGtcatctaaaaataattaaacttttgaaaatactttttatgatgatttggaaattatttagtaaatttaaaatgactCATTGcaaaaaaatcgttttatattaattcaataatataagattaatatttgtgatgcttttttgaaattttccattgaggtgtttctttttttagtaCTTTCCTATAACCttctacattttaaattaaattcgtaatttttatttataattttttgatataCCTAATAAACTAAATCTTGTTTATcccattaaaatattcaaataattaGTAAACCTTTTATTATAAGATAAAAAACCAAAGCTATCTtttaaaagttcttaaaaaataaatttctctcagtgcacatCCACGAGTTCTACTTGGCCGACCAGTGCGACGTCAGCAGCGAAGTAttcctttgttgttgttatgcTTTTCAAATTCCTTTGTGGCATTAAATGTAATGAAAAGAGCTCTGGAAAATGCCCAAGAGAAGTAGAAGGAGAAAGAAGCGGCAGACTCGTCGCCATAATTATAATGGCTGGTCGACATGAAAGCAAGAGTGTGGTGCAAGTAAGTGCGGGCGACGGGTCTGGAGATCTATaatatggtatggtatggtgGTTGGATTATTCCCTGGCCAGTGGTTGCCAGCTCCTCCATCAGATTCGCCAAATGCCTCAGAGGGTTGAGCTTCCAGCAATCTACTGGGGAGCCTATGGGCTTAACCCCACATTAATCCGTTGGCAAGCGATAAAGTGTGCCCTCATAATTGCTAATTAACAggcaatttcattttattatgaCTGTGAAACAGCTTATAATTGCCACTTTAatggtttttcatttattaagtgatttatgtttttatggaaatttcttttaaatttctttaaaactttatggCATGTGGGTGACAAGTTCTTAATATTTATGGGATATATTTTTACTCTTTCCCCTTAGCAAATTTTCTCTGCCAATTTCCCACCATTTGCATTTGTAATTGAGGTGTCAAGGGGATTCGCTGCGCCCTTGATTGATTTGCAAAAGGTCTCCCCCAAATCAGCTTAGAAATTATAACCAGCTCATGGTACTTAATAAGACTCTGGGAATCCGAGAGACACCTTACAACCAGTTAGTTACATAAGTCATTTCCCACGCTGCTCCCAGAATATCACTCATTCTAGCCGCCCTTCTTTTGGATCCCTCGCGGATCTTTGTTTAATTGTATAAATCGGCTACTGGTATTTTCATGTGTAAACAAATGTTTTACCTAAGCCTCTGTCCTCCGAAGTTTTTGACCAGAAAAGACAAATCATCTTGGCCAGAGGCCTCTGGGGCTAACCAAATGAGCTGTGGTTGCCATTGTATTCTCGAATCTCGGCTTCTGTTTCTGCCCCTGTTTCTGCTGTTTCATCGTAATTATCAACTTGAAAAAGCGCTCATTACTCCTCGGAGGAAGAAACCGAAAAGAGAAGGTTGCCAACCAATCATTGTTAGAAAGTGAAGCTACCTGCTGTAGTTGCTCCTCTCTATAAACGAGTTACAGGccgaaaaaaagtgaatagaCCTGATTGAAGACTTCTTGTTGTCTCACCAGTGTGTGGTTTCCATTTTCAGCTGAAAACTTTGAGTATGGTCAGTGTGTGTGACATAAAAAAAGTATCTCttgaaacaatatttaaagcaAACATCACGAACCCTTATAATCCCTGCCACCACCCCAGTTCTCACAGTTGCAACCCTTCTCGGGAACTCGTAAATTTTAACAAGATCAGTTAGGCACTTGTCTCGCATAAATCAAAACGAATTTAATGGGCGAGTACACAACCCTAAGCCGAAGtaaacatttcaatttggCAAGCCCCTTATCCTAACCACCCTAACCACCAAAAGAATATAGATCACAGTTTGATAATCCTCCTTTCCactctaaaaaaaatagaaaaatcaaTTGAAGCCCGCAGAGCGATAAATCAATCGAATTTAAAGCCAGGGAAATTGATTTCAAAGTCAGAGTGGCTCCCACGCTCCttctttttagatattttaatcATCCGCAGGAAGCACAAGGCCAGCTAACGGTCGTTCGGGGAAATCCCCTGGGACAGGAAGTGCTTGGTCAACTAAAAAAACACCCAAGTGGAATTGACAAGAAGGCGGGAAAGGATGCAGATGTGGGTAGTTGAACGTCACGTGcgcttttaattgatttttggcCGGGCCATTTGCTTGGGAACCATTCGAATCCGTTTCCCAGAAGCGACCTCGCCCGCTAATTAACCAGGGAGCGACAACAAATATTGTGTTAATAACCATAAATTGAGGCCCAACCAAAACTTAACCCCTTGCCAGCGATTCGATTTGCATACATACCACTCAGAGCTCTGTGAAAACCGCCCCATTGTCTCCCGATCTTTTCGACATACCTGATGGGCAACCGAGCGGAACTCGGGGAATATACCCCCAATGTAAAtacgaaatttatttattttcgtttagTTGCACGCGTTAATTTATGCCAGTCAGAACGGTCTTCGTCTTCTCTGCCAACCACATCCGAaaattatacaataaaatgtaaaataaactcGGCGTTCTTATTGGCAATGGATATTTATACGAGCAGCTGGACGGCCATCGAAACCACAAGAAAGTGCAGCACCCCCCGCTGACCCACTGGCCACGCGGAGTCCCCAACGAACCTTGTCAATCTGCCAGGGGAGCAGCAGACATTCACATCCACATCGGAGgagtgactgactgactggcaggcaggcaggcacTCCAGTCCAAAACGGAAGCAGTTAGGCtttgaataatttatgaaaaatcaCCAGGGCCCGTGAGGTGCAAAAGTGGCATATCAATTTGGCGGGAGAGACTCAGAAATTGAAGAAAGGAAATAACATtaatttgacactttttcatTCCGTTTTAAAGaagaagaatatttttttcgttctaaagaatatttttattggagtatttatatatttttaaaactatgaGAATGATAAGAATagattaaaatacattttatataattaaacacatttttgttaaattcctGAGACCCATTTTTGTAGAGTTCAAGTCGCGGTCTCTAACTTATTCATTCAAGAAGCCACCTTATCAATCACATTACAATTAATATGCCCATGACAGTTGGTCAGGTACAGTGAGCCCCCCAATATGGAGTTGGGGGACTTTGTGGTGTGGCCACTTCCTAATTTGGTTCCGCTATTTGTTGTCGCATACTCTTTTTTCCTtcgtaaatttattatttaatttgccacGGCTGTTGGGTGTGGAATGCCAAGTGCCAAATGCAGCGGTCAACGCTTTGTATGCCAAATGCAAATCATTTGGAGGGTATTTTCCCCATCACAATAGCTGGAGGAGTCTCAGGCCACGTAGAAGTTAAGAACTGGAAACAGTAAAAGTAAATGAAATTGAGCCATAACGGATGTTGGATCTACGCTGCCCAATTTTGGAGCCGTCGAAAGGTTTTTTTGGGGGCGGAGGTTCGGACTTCCTTTTGGACTTGTGACCTTCatgccaaaatatttcgatTGTCCCGCTTGCCTGGCTTTCTATTTCTAAGCTCATCTGCATAAGTCTGCTCAATTAACAAGCCGAACAGGAACCGCACACAGTTTATGTCGAGCTAAGCACTAAATTAGCTCGCTTAGCCTGGGAATATATGGCTGGAGGAAAGAATGCTCGCATACCAGAGCCCCGACTTCCGCCTGTCTTTGGGGAGATGGGAAAGAATGCGACCGGCATGGAATTCAGATTTACCCAGTCTGCTGAATGCTGAATGGGTGAGAATGGGATGCCGAAGACCCCAGCGAAGTGGGTTACATGCTCTTCTACTACTGTGGGTGATGTCGATGATCCAAGTTGGATCCGCTGTATTTGAGGGAATGTCGCGTGAACAGGGAAATTAGTGTAATGGTTCTGGCAACATGTCACCGGTTCTATTAGATTAAATTCTTAgacattgtatttaaagtaGGTTATACCAAGAAacgtttttaactttaaagaaTGAATGGTTGTTGAAAATATATCCAAGAATGAAAGTACATAAATTATCCTTTTTTtagtgaatttatttatactattttaaaattgtaattaaaatataataataaatattttgctcGAAAAGATAAAAgtctaaacaaaaaacaaatcatttccCGTTACATAAGTTACAGCAACTAATGTACAATCTCATTAGCTTTTGGGAGGTTATGCATTCCAGCTCTATGCAAATTGCCAATTCCAGCTTCTCCCCCGTTAATTAACAACCCAGTGCACACTCATGATGGGCTGGCCTATCACCTACCGGAGTCCAGCAAATATGGCTTGATACACGAATGCATTTTGTTTACCTATACCAGGCAATGAACTCTGTGGCGCTTCGaacaaaagacttaggcaacgaactCGGTCGAGTTGTGGGGGGGAGGAATGCCAAAACAGGTTTGGCCAAACGATAAACGCAATTCCATAGACTCGGGCAGTGCAATGGATTTGAAGACTTCTACGCAGTGGTATCCCATCGCCTTCTCCTCCCCCGCTTAACCACCATTAACGAAAAGATCCCAGACCGCGGCAGGTTCCCAATGTTCGATATTGCTCCTTTTTCCCAGGCCCTGACAGGCGCAAACGTGTTCGCAGACTCGGGTGAGTCATCCAATCATGGTGGCGGTACCAGGCACTGAGATTTCAGAACAGGTAGGAGAATTTCACAAGATTCTGCATGTCTTGGCTCAGACGTTGTTCTTAGGTATCAGTTCGATTTGGCGGATTTAATTTGGGTCTGTCTCGGTCGCCTTTCCTTGGACAGTTAAAAGGGTTCTTAGATTGTCTGAATATTTATGGATTAGGATAAGTATTATTAAAGTATTAACATTCAttcattaatttttggtaGAACAGCAAAGACCATTTAATTTATAGTTCTAGTTTTAATGTCTATGACTTGTTTAGTCTAACTTCCTCTTAGTCACTTGTTATTTGCGACCCCCGGAGGTTAATTACAccgtttttttgtttattttattcaaatcgCGATAAAAAAAGACACACATTGGCGACCTTCTGCTGCCAAACCCCTTGGCTTGTCAAAAATCCCACATACTCAGCGACTAAAATATTTCACAACATTGTTCAAGTGCCAGATTCTTAGCCTCTTTTGTCgcaatgtaaattaaaaacacagCCGCAGACCATGTATGGTCCGGCCTGGCCCCAAGCCGAGCCAGCACCAAACAGGTTTGCAATTaaacaactaaaaaaattattaagcaAAATGAGtctgaaattaattatttatgcgCTCAAGATAACACAACGCCAGGCAGCCAGCGAAGCCCCCAGAGCTTAGTGGAGATCCAAGAAAGGTGGGCGCACTTTCAAGAACCCAGAACCAAACACCATAACTTCCACCGCGAAAGGCTCGCTGAAAAACACCCAAAAGTTCACAGTTCAGTGATCACTCCCCCCGGCAAGTAACGCGTGCCAACTGGGCAGCTGCAGGCTCGCTGTACCactcaaaaaactaaaaaacagaCACCCCGATCGTCATACACGAGTTCACAGCTCCACCGGCCCGCATAAATTAGAGCCGCGATCAGGAGCAATAAGGCGCATATTATATAGTGGGTATGGTACATAAGTGGATAGGTAGATAGTGCGACCCCGAACAAGTCGGCTGCACTTTTCTGACTTATTACCGCCCGCTGTCGACCATGACATTTGTTGAAATTTGCCCAAAATGCCTGTAAACTACCAACTCCAGTCTAGCTTGAAATGAGCTTAACTTGCAGCCGAAACAGCACAAGAAATTTCCAATAACAATTAATCACAAGCGGAATAATCAAGCAATTGTTATGTCATCCGTGTAGTACAGCCAAATGGAGGGCGGCGGCAGCTCCACGGTGCTGTCCTCCTCGTCCCTCAGTCCATTCTCGTCCAGGGTGCCATTCAGGTCCAGGACACTGCAGCCTTTGCCCTAAGTTAGGGGAgatataatatacattttaaaggctAAACAATCAAATGACTAAAGTTTACGTTTTTCTCAGATGTCTTCAAAATTTATTACAATGCATTACActtgttatttaaatatttttgcttaaaatatttttgtatattttaggatttataaccaattttttttttcttctatcATTTTTAgacattatataaaaattaaaaaataaataaaatcgtttAGTAGTAGTAAAATGATtaataattacaataataataagtaaTGTTTCATTAACTTTCTAATTTCAAAATCTAGCATTTTAATGGCACCATTTAATGTTGAAGTATAGAGCAATAAATATGATAATGTGGGGAAAACCCATATTAAATTTAGAGCAGGGCCGAAAAACGTATAATTTTATGGATATTAATAAGGAAAACTTACCCCCTTCGAGAACTTCCTCCACTCGTAACTACCGGCGTGGTGATTGTATCGCTGTTTGTACTTCTGCTGGATGTCGTAGATGCTGTCCTCGTCGCAAACGGTCATGAATTGCGTCTGGGCAGTCAGGGTGTTAACAATCCGAATGACCCGAGCTCGTTTTGTCACCCTGCCGATGTGGTAGAAGGGGTCCTGGCTCCACATGACACCCGGCGTCTTGGAGAACTCCGAGATGGCCACCTCCAAGATGGGAGGAAACAGGACACGTGGTCGCCCAGTGCTGGGCGAGATCTCCGTGCGAGGCTCTCCGTTCTTGTGGAAGAAATGGGTGAGGTCCTTGCCGGCATGGGCTACCAGATAGTCCAGggtcttaaaaatttattaaataagaaAGATACTTTGGGAATATCATAACAACACCCACGCGATTCCAGTGGTCCAGGCGATCCTTCAACATGGGCGTCAGATCAAAGATATTCGTGTGTATGATCACCCAGCAGTCGTCCTTCTTGTTGTGCGAGACCACCTCATCCTTCAGATAGTATCGCATCTTATTAATCGTCCGCTCCATTTCACAGATTTAACTAGGAACATAGAACGAACGTAGTGTAATTTGATTTTCTCGACAAAACTGTCGCCTCTTGACTCGGCCCATTAATTTTGACTTTTCCAGCGGTGCCGActgctcatcatcatcattttcATAGTTTCCAGAGGTCCCAGAGACCAGAGGGTCTTATCGCCAGACTTGCATCTCCGGTTGGCAGCCCAATTAATTCCAGCTGCCAGTTCCCATTCCTGGCCGGCTTTTCGGGATGCCATTGCATAATTAGCCGCCAATTGTCAAGTCGTCGGCGACGCTCTAAGCCCATCAATCGTTTGccataaatagaaaaaattagATTAATGACTGATGGCATTTTTGGTCTAACCTCCGAGGTTACACACACCACTCGAATGGCATTCCAATTGA
The genomic region above belongs to Drosophila takahashii strain IR98-3 E-12201 chromosome 2L, DtakHiC1v2, whole genome shotgun sequence and contains:
- the LOC108057789 gene encoding cytochrome b5 domain-containing protein 1, whose amino-acid sequence is MERTINKMRYYLKDEVVSHNKKDDCWVIIHTNIFDLTPMLKDRLDHWNRTLDYLVAHAGKDLTHFFHKNGEPRTEISPSTGRPRVLFPPILEVAISEFSKTPGVMWSQDPFYHIGRVTKRARVIRIVNTLTAQTQFMTVCDEDSIYDIQQKYKQRYNHHAGSYEWRKFSKGGKGCSVLDLNGTLDENGLRDEEDSTVELPPPSIWLYYTDDITIA